The DNA sequence CATCCCAACATTAAGGACTGAGCTCTATGATCAATCGAATAATTTGCAAGCTCGGACAGCCGAGCTGGACCTTGTGGAAGAAGAAAGAGACATTTCAACCATAAAGCAGCAAGACAGAAAGTAATACATAGAGCGAAGACACAACAAAAGAGTAGTTCACAGGTCTTTCAACAATGGAGACCTCGTACTCAGACGAATAGAAGAAGCTCAGAAACCTCCGGCACATGGCAAATTAGCAGCAAATTGGGAAGGACCTTTCCAAGTTCTTCAAAACCTCGGAAAGGGGGCTTACAAACTAGAAACCCTCAAAGGAGACCAACTTCCAGGAACATGGAATGTCTCCTCCCTAAGGGAATATCAGTCATGATATAGTCTGTAAAATCGCAAATGatggtactctttttcccctCCGAAGGTTTTCTCCCAAAACACATGGGTTTTACTCAGAGAGGGTTTTAACAAGGCCGGACGCCACGAACCACTATACAAAAGTAATTTACGTcgtatacaaaatatttttaccaTAACAATTAGAATGCATTTCAGTTAACAACATTATCCGAGCTTCATACTCGGAAACTAACATACCTACGCCGAGCATAATACTCGGACAAATACAAATAACCAAAAATACCACAAAACAGTCATTATTGACAAAGTCATCATATGTGAAATAGCATATCAAAGACCATACTCAATACAAACACACCACTTGGCATGGCAAAACATTATTACTATCTTTACCAAAATATCATATCCCATAAAAGGCTAAAGCAGTCATTATCAAACCAAGCTCTATGCTCGGAAACCAAAACATCACAACCGAGAATGATACTCGGAATTATTCAAAAGACAAACAAGTTAAATACAAAGTTCTAAAAGCCTAAGGGCCACACACAAAGCTTTCAAAAACACAACCTAAAGGCCTAATATGCCTTATCACTAATACTAGACTCCCCGCTATCACCTGAAACAGCAGCCTCGTCGTCCACAAGCTGCCCATTCACAACCACTTTAGTTGCGTCAAGCATATCCGCATCTGCCCCAGGAAACAGCACCCGCACTTGAGAGACAGCACGCTCCTGCGCATAGGCCTCATAAACCTCAGTCTGCAACTCCTTCACCCTCGACCCCGAGCTCTCtttttcagccttcttccgcTGACTAAAGAATGACTTCAATCCAGCAGTAGTAATTGTCGGCACCTTGTCACCTGTACGGAAGGCCAACAGAATAAGAACAAACAAGGACAAGacaacaacaaataaaaaacaaacTAATTTACCTAGATATTTCAGAACAGCCAGTCTATCAGAATCCCATTTTAACAACTCGAACACAGATAATAATCCCTTTGGGCCCAATTTCTCAAACAGAAACTCCATCATAAGTTGATCATCAACTGACCTATCATCTACATCTAGAGCTTGCATAGGTTCGGAACACCAATATAGAGGGAACTTCTCAACAAGATACTCATTCAGATAGAAAGGAAACTCCTCAGACACACTCCTCACCTTAACATACATGGTTTTAAAATCCTTAAAAGAAGACTTGTAAAGACCGAAAATAGCACGACAAGGATAACTACTAAGATTAACCCAAAGACCTCGATTAACCCCTTTAGCCTGGAACAAAGAGAAGAACAACCGAAGAGAGGGCGGCTGCTCAAGGAATTCCATCAACACCTCAAAGGCCCTTACAAACCCCCAGGAATTCGGGTGAAGTTGACTAGAAGCACAGTTTAACCAGTAAAGCACACCACACTCAAAATCAGTAAAAGAAACCCTAACTCCCAACTCAGTAAACAAACAGCTGTACATATAGAAGTAAGCCCAGTCATCACGGCAATGAAAAACCCGGTCACCAACATCACAAggaagtatttctatccttataTCACTACCGCTCCTAACCCAAACATTCGAACCCAGCACGTCAACGGACTCCTTATCACTAAACTGAGACACATACTCCTTAACCCTAGAATCAACCCAACCATACAAATCCCCCTCACCCACATCAGGCTTTCATCTTCCATAAAACAAGGTACAGAGAACCAAAATTAAGAAACGAAGAAGGAAGCAATGAAGACACGAATTATCACTCACCTTTCTTGCTCATTTCTCCAAATTGCAGAAGTACCTAATACAAAAAAACTAGGGAAAGCAAGCACATTTATTACATAGTGAAAAAGCAGTTACATATGAAACGTTACCCTTTGATCTAAACCATCAGAAAACCCACGATCAACAATCAGCAAATCAAACGGTCAGGAGCTCCTTGAAACTCACAGCACAATCAAATCAATCATTCATTAATGCACGAAGAACAACGCAGGCATTAAATGCTACAGACAGTTTCAAAAAACAACGCGCCAAAACTAAGACGAGCTCAGGGGCTATAAGGAACATACACAACAAATATAGCGACCGAGGACTTCGCCATCCAGGGTGTACAAGCTCGCCTTAGTCCTGTCTAAACCAAGGCAAGCTTGGGGGCTATGATACGTCACCCATATCCTCAGTCGCCCGGAGTACTCGACACGTAAATATCTGAGGCTGGCGTCACGTCAACCAAGCTCGGAACGTGAGCAGATAAGCTCGGCCTCACCCATTCGAATAATAAGACACGTGCTCAACAAAACCTAATCACCAAAACAGAATATCATAACCAACCTACAAACTAGGACTTATCCACAGGAAACGGTAAAACAATCCCTATAAAGCCGAACTAATATTCTCGGCTGAGGATCAGGTTCCATTACCAGTTTTCATATTCACTTATTCACTCTCACTTAACTACTCTCTCTCTTAATATTATCactaacttgagcgtcggagtatcTTTTGCAGGTATTTCCGCCGCGATGTTTGATCTTGGCCGACGTAAAGCTCTTTCTCTCGGTTGACGACTAACTAGGAAGCGCTTAAACTCGGCCTCCCCAGTGTTCAGACAAAGAATAATTAGAAGCCAACAAATGTTTAACCAGTAGTTTTTACCGATCTTATTATATTCTGAGGTATTCatttaaattatgtttttttttttttttacttttatgttAGTCTTTGTTTGTATCGTGTTGTTTTGGGTATGTGTGTGAGTACTGTACTCTGATGGTTTAGCGAACCGTTTAGCCTCATTCTAATTATtctattagaattttttttgtaatcataaaaatatatttttttttattttttatttttataatttcatcCATTTTATGCTTCTTTTTTTGACCTCTCGATGCACTTTGTTATATTTCTCTCGGaaccattattttttttacctttAACATTCTCTATTGCATCGCAAGTTTAAcgtataatatttttctttaatttacttacccaattaatattttaatcatCCTTTTACCTTTTTAATTTGTCCCCAATATTTCAcgtacaaaaatattattttgtgttttctcttaatgaaaaactaattttttttatcttatatgtatttttatttttttgaacaCGTCTGTACCTATCAATGATGAATTGAAAAAGTctaatattttgttaaatttatttttttcttttttaaattattttatataggataaattatttttaaaatttttaaattattaattatatagagaattatatttaaaatttgagtacataaatatttatttttaaattaaactaaaataaataaattatattacaaaaacataatttattttgacttctATAATATCATTTATTTGGTATATGGCACGCGTTATTTGATTAACATATAAAATATGTAACATAAATACTTGGTGATAATTAATTACGGTGgggcaaaaaaaataataaaaaataagaaatataaataaataattttgaaaaataataaaattaaatataaaattaaaaataaaataaaatattttttatcaattaaaattatgcatgaaaataaaagtgttttgaatattaatttttatctccactttaaattaaatactattaaaaataaataattaaaattaataacgtttataaatacttaatttgtaaataatatttttaattttttattttgatttttttacacataatttttaattgaataatcTTGAAGCGtttatatagttatttttatggTCAATAAATCTGACAGTTTTTTGTGGACTCAAAAAGTTATTGATAAAGAGATGTATGATGAATTAGGAAAGATTTGTTTCAGATACACAATTTTTATACcctcctattttatttattaattattcttatagtttgatatttaaaacgaaaaaaataaccattttcatttattctattttttcactatttataaaaaaataaggcCTCTTCGTATTTAGATTTATATTTTGGCCGACCACTTAAAAAATATGAAGACAAATATGAATATCCATGACATTTAagtaaaaattatcttttataaataactAACATGTATTTTAGTTTATATACTCTTTTTGAATCAAGATAAtgttattatcattattttttaaattatattttggtttttagtaattttaattttaataaaatatgatataaataaaGTCCCGTcaacattaaaataaaaaagtacttatctaataaatttgaagagtgaatgatatattaacaaaaaaataaaattaatttcttaaaaacAATAGAAAAGCGGCTGAACAAGCACTAATATATAAATTCTTAATAAATAAGATGTACTATCATTTAATTTACATTTTGTCATACATAAACAAAGATAAATatcatttttttgtcttttaaaaaaattcagtGCAAAACAAGATATCTCAATTCTACATGTTTTAATTGAATTAATTGAACATCTCTATAATAagaaatcaattaaatttaataatcttAAATCGtttatatagttatttttatggTCAATAAATATGACCGTTTTTTAAGACTCAAGAAGTTATTGATAAGAAGATGTATGATGAATTACAAAGAAATTTTTTTCAGGTACACAATTTTTATATTCTCctattttgtttattaattattcttatagtttgatatttaaaaacgaaaaaataagcattcttaattattttattttttcactaTTTTTAAGGAAATGAAGGCTTTTTTAAATTCAGATCCATATTTTGGTCtatcacttaaaaaaataaagacaaatataaatatttatgacatttaattaaaattatctttCGTAAATAACTAACatatattttagtttatatatactctttttgaattaagataatattattatcattattttttgaattatatctttttataatatatatacctTTTTATTATGtgcttttataatttaattttttaaaatttttttataataatttaaattttaataaaatataatataaataaaattactttaatattaaaacaaaaaaatatttatataataaatctAAAGAATAAatgatatattaataaaaaataaaattaatttagaaaAGCGGGcgctcatatatatatattatatatatataaataaaccCGAGTCGCAGCGTTTTGTACCCTTTTGTAATAATCTAATCTCAGATAAGAAGAGAGTTTCTCATCTTGCTTCGCATACGAGTATACGACAATCTTGAATctatattcttcttctttccacATCTTCGAATTAAAACCCTaacccttctctctctctctctctctttctctgcAATCCATGGAGGCTATCGATTCCAACCCTAACCCTACGCCTCCGCTTTCTTCATCAGAGACCCTGAATTCATACGATCCATCCTTGCATCTTCACAATTCCGAACCTCACTATTCAGATGCTGCCAACACTACTGACCCTGGCCACCCGAACACATCGGAGAACGGCCAGGCAGCCGTCGGTGCTGATGTGAATTACCCGCCTCAGGTCGCCAAACCTTTGATATCCGAGAACGGGTTGACCGGTACCACCACCCGCAGTGGCACCGACAAGGACCAATCCGGCGGCGAGGAAGAGACAACCAGCAGGCGCCGACGTAGGAGCCGGTGGGACCCGCAGCCTGATTCCAACGACCAGAGCAACAGCTGTGGCGGTGGCGATGCCGATTCTGGCACCAAAGTGAGGAAGAGGAAGTCGCGGTGGGCTGATGACGATCCGAAGCCAGTGATTCAGCTTCCTGATTTCATGGGAGGTATTGAATTCGATCCTGAGATTCAAGCTTTGAATAGTAGGCTACTTGAGATTAGTAGAATGTTGCAATCGGGTTTGCCTTTAGATGATCGCCCTGAAGGTGCTCGATCCCCTTCACCTGAACCTATATATGATAACATGGGAATTAGGATTAACACTAGGGAGTATCGTGCTCGTGAGAGATTGCAGAAGGAGAGGCAGGAGATTATATCTCAGATTATTAAGAAAAACCCTGCCTTTAAGCCTCCAGCTGATTATAGGCCTCCAAAGCTTCAGAAGAAGCTCTTTATACCGATGAAAGAATACCCTGGTTACAATTTCATAGGGCTGATTATTGGCCCTAGAGGTAACACGCAGAAGCGGATGGAGAAAGAAACTGGTGCTAAAATTGTGATTCGGGGTAAAGGATCAGTGAAAGAAGGTAGGCTGCAACAGAAGAGGGATTTAAAACCTGATCCTTCGGAGAATGAGGATTTGCATGTTTTAGTGGAGGCAGAGACACAGGAATCGCTTGATGCTGCTGCGGGTATGGTGGAGAAGCTCTTGCAACCTGTGGATGAGGTATTAAATGAGCACAAGAGGCAACAGCTTAGGGAACTTGCAGCCTTAAATGGGACGATTAGGGACGAAGAGTATTGTCGATTGTGTGGTGAACCTGGTCATCGTCAATATGCTTGTCCTACAAGGACTTCAACATTTAAGAGCGAGGTTGTCTGTAAGCATTGTGGCGATGGTGGACATCCAAGCATCGATTGCCCGGTAAAGGGTGCTACTGGGAAGAAGATGGACGATGAGTATCAGAACTTCCTGGCAGAGTTGGGAGGTACTGTTCCTGAATCTGCAACAAAGCAAACTCCTACGCTAGCGATTGGTCCTGGCAACTCTGCAAGTAATCCTCCTTGGGCAAACAACAGTGCTGCTTCAACTGGTGGTAGTACAGCACACCCTGGCTTAGGTTCTGCTACGATTAAAAAGGAAATTGATGATACAAATTTGTACATTGGGTATTTGCCACCCACTCTTGATGATGATGGTTTGATCCAACTGTTTCAACAATTTGGTGAGATTGTTATGGCCAAAGTTATCAAGGATCGAGTGTCAGGTTTAAGTAAAGGATATGGATTTGTGAAGTATGCTGATATTCAAATGGCAAATAATGCAATTTCGGCCATGAATGGTCATCGCCTTGAGGGCCGAACCATTGCTGTGAGAGTTGCTGGTAAGCCTCCTCAGCCTGTTGTACCTCCTGGTCCTCCAGCATCTTCTGTGCCCACTTATCCTGTTCCAAGCCAGCCACTTGGTGCCTATCCATCCCAGCAATATGCTGCTGGTGGTCCAATTGGTAGTGCGCCCCCTCCAAGTTATGGTGGTACCCCTGTTCCGTGGGGTCCTCCTGCTCCTCCTCCACCTCCATATGCTGCTTATGCACCACCTCCTCCTGGGTCAACAATGTATCCTCCTATGCAAGGCCAGCCTCTGCCTCCCTATGGTGTTCAATATCCGCCTGTCCAGACAGGCCCTCCTGGTGCCACATCCCAACCTGCATCCAGCAGTGAAGTTCAGCAGAGTTACCCTCCTGGAGTGCAGTCTGACAATAGTACCACTACTCAGTCTGTACCCTCTATATATGGGAACTCGGTGCCTTCAATGCCTCCACCACCTCAACCTACTTACCCTGCATCATATGGTTATCCTCCATACTACAATGCAGTTCCTCCACCACCTCCCCCTTCTGCGCCTGGACCTCCCTCTACTTCAGACCAGTCCCACATTGGGAATGTGCCTTGGGCCAGTAATCCTCCGGTACCACCTCCTGCTTCATCTGCAGAGAAGACAACATATGGTGCAGATCAATCACAGGGAATAGGCAATGTGCCTTGGGCCACAAATCCACCAATTCCTCCGCCTGCTTCATCGGCTGCAGATTCAGAGTATGAGAAGTTCATGGCAGAGATGAAATGATCTAGTTTTGTTGGAATTGATTTCCAAAGGTGCGTGTGTCATCTCCATTTTTGGCCCATATGAATGTTATATTTGATTGAATCTATAATTCAATTGCTAACTTGCTTTTTACATCTGATGTATAGCTTACTTTGCATTTAGTCATAAGTCCATGTCGTTTTTTAATTCACATAAAAGCTTCTTGTGACTCATGTACTGTAGCTCTTTCAGCTGATGAGCATCCTGAGAAAACCATTACTTGTTTGGATTTACTTTAATTGGAAACAGGTTCTTAGTAAGCTTTCCCTTCTGGATTTCAGCTTGCCCTAGTAACTCATGAatattgatataaaaaaattaattataccAAATTATTCGGTGTGGTCATATTCATGGTTACATGCTGCTGTTTTGcatttgagttgcgattttcaTCTGCAGCTTGGACCCCCAATGGATATATATAAGTGGTGTTTTCCTTGAAGTGTTTCAGAAAAAAATAGAGGGCCATCTCTGAACTCCCTGATTTTCTCCCCCTCCCTCCCGTCTCCCAAATTCACACCAACGGACCAAAtgaaacacacacacacaaggatgataattaaactaatttaattaattatgtaaatCAACTTATTCACCTCTCTTTGTTAACTTGCTTCCACTTGGGCTTTTGTATATCTGAAGGGCCCTTACAGAGGGATGGGCAAACTGGTATGATTTTGTAAGTATATGTGATATCCACATactttaaatttgatttatttcagcTCCAGCTCTCTTGTATTGTGTCTTTAGTGTTGTAtaccttttttttaatttctactTTTCAAGTGGTTTAAAACAACTTGCAATATTAGCTATggctttttatatttttactattatatttaaTCAAGATTTTGTCTTTGTTAACACCTCATTGTTATGATGCAACATTGTACAGGCCTGATGTTTCTTGGAGCTCTAACCTCTTGCCATGTCTTTCTTCGAAGTATGGGACTCACTTTAACCTTGCTGTGTACTCTTATGAACTTTGCAGAGTTTTGGGCTAGAAGTTGAGAAAAGTCTTCATACAGTAGACACAACATCAGAGCTTATTATTGTCATGATTATTATTAATCTCTTTTTGTTGTGTAGGACTTAACACCGtcttaattattttcttttggtATTTTATTGATTTATACATTAATGTCTGGTTTCTAATGTCTCATTCTGAAAGTTTGTCCGAACTTCTATGGCAGCTGGTTCCTGGTGTTTCATTGATAAATTTGTTTTGTCATTCTTGGTTTATTGAGTTCATTCAGAGCTGATTCT is a window from the Arachis stenosperma cultivar V10309 chromosome 3, arast.V10309.gnm1.PFL2, whole genome shotgun sequence genome containing:
- the LOC130970683 gene encoding splicing factor-like protein 1, whose amino-acid sequence is MEAIDSNPNPTPPLSSSETLNSYDPSLHLHNSEPHYSDAANTTDPGHPNTSENGQAAVGADVNYPPQVAKPLISENGLTGTTTRSGTDKDQSGGEEETTSRRRRRSRWDPQPDSNDQSNSCGGGDADSGTKVRKRKSRWADDDPKPVIQLPDFMGGIEFDPEIQALNSRLLEISRMLQSGLPLDDRPEGARSPSPEPIYDNMGIRINTREYRARERLQKERQEIISQIIKKNPAFKPPADYRPPKLQKKLFIPMKEYPGYNFIGLIIGPRGNTQKRMEKETGAKIVIRGKGSVKEGRLQQKRDLKPDPSENEDLHVLVEAETQESLDAAAGMVEKLLQPVDEVLNEHKRQQLRELAALNGTIRDEEYCRLCGEPGHRQYACPTRTSTFKSEVVCKHCGDGGHPSIDCPVKGATGKKMDDEYQNFLAELGGTVPESATKQTPTLAIGPGNSASNPPWANNSAASTGGSTAHPGLGSATIKKEIDDTNLYIGYLPPTLDDDGLIQLFQQFGEIVMAKVIKDRVSGLSKGYGFVKYADIQMANNAISAMNGHRLEGRTIAVRVAGKPPQPVVPPGPPASSVPTYPVPSQPLGAYPSQQYAAGGPIGSAPPPSYGGTPVPWGPPAPPPPPYAAYAPPPPGSTMYPPMQGQPLPPYGVQYPPVQTGPPGATSQPASSSEVQQSYPPGVQSDNSTTTQSVPSIYGNSVPSMPPPPQPTYPASYGYPPYYNAVPPPPPPSAPGPPSTSDQSHIGNVPWASNPPVPPPASSAEKTTYGADQSQGIGNVPWATNPPIPPPASSAADSEYEKFMAEMK